Proteins encoded by one window of Kribbella italica:
- a CDS encoding ATP-binding cassette domain-containing protein, producing the protein MSAPILTVDDLRVDFTLPGQTVHAVRGISFELRAGRTLAIVGESGSGKSATACGVLRLNPEPPATYPTGKILYDGHDLLRLPEPDLRTIRGDQIAMVFQDPMSSLNPVRRIGAQVAEVLCRHRGGRASRYRDEVLAALTSAGIDDPERRAAQYPHQLSGGLRQRAMIAMALVAGPRLLIADEPTTALDVTVQAQILDVLADLQQERQMALLLITHDLGVVATMADDVLVMRAGEVVESGDVLSILTDPQHPYTQQLLAATPRLREETPA; encoded by the coding sequence CGCGGCATCTCCTTCGAGCTGCGGGCCGGCCGGACGCTGGCGATCGTCGGCGAGTCCGGCAGCGGCAAGTCGGCCACGGCCTGCGGCGTACTGCGGCTCAACCCCGAGCCGCCCGCGACGTACCCGACCGGCAAGATCCTGTACGACGGCCACGATCTGCTCCGCCTGCCCGAACCGGACCTGCGCACGATCCGCGGCGACCAGATCGCGATGGTCTTCCAGGACCCGATGTCCAGCCTCAACCCCGTACGCCGCATCGGCGCGCAGGTCGCCGAGGTCCTGTGCCGCCACCGTGGCGGACGCGCGTCGCGGTACCGCGACGAGGTCCTCGCGGCCCTGACCTCCGCAGGCATCGACGACCCCGAACGCCGCGCCGCGCAGTACCCGCACCAGCTGTCCGGCGGTCTGCGGCAGCGCGCGATGATCGCGATGGCCCTGGTGGCCGGCCCGCGGCTGCTGATCGCCGACGAACCGACCACCGCGCTGGACGTCACCGTCCAGGCGCAGATCCTCGACGTACTGGCCGATCTGCAGCAGGAACGGCAGATGGCCCTGCTGCTGATCACTCACGACCTCGGCGTGGTCGCCACCATGGCCGACGACGTGCTGGTGATGCGAGCCGGCGAGGTCGTCGAGAGCGGCGACGTGCTGTCGATCCTGACCGACCCGCAGCATCCCTACACCCAGCAGCTGCTGGCCGCGACACCCCGACTGCGCGAGGAGACCCCGGCATGA